The Fibrobacter sp. UWT2 genome includes the window TGCCCGTAGCGCCACTGTTCGCGGATTTCTTGCGCCCTGTTCTGCAGAATCCGGTATTCCTCGAAGATTTGCGCCTGCAACAGCATAAGCCTTGTACGGGCGGCCCTTACGCTGTATTTCTGGGCCGATATGCGGTGTCTTTCGGCAACGCCGCCGAACAGCGGTATGTTTATCTCTATGCCGCCCGCAAGCACGGTCTGGCGCTTGCCCTCGGTCTTGAAGTTCCTCACGGCCTCGCGGGCCTTGTCGTTCCTGCTCCTTATGCCGTAATTGCCCACGAGGTCCACGGTGGGGAGCCAGTCTGCCCGCCTTGCCGAAAGTTCCGATTCGCGGAGCATGACCTCGGCCCCTTGCGATAGGTAGCCCGGGTGCATGAGCGACATGGAATCCAGGAATGTGAGCGAGTCGAGCCTTGCCGCCGAATCGGGGGCAAGGTCCGGGCGCATGGCGATGGGGCGGGGGTCGTGGATGTATTCGCCGGACGACAGCGTGAGCAACAGCGTAAGCCTTGCGCCGCGCAGCTTGTCGAGGGCGTCGAGCCTTGCCGACTCGCGGTCGGAATACTCCGCGACGGCCTTGCTATAGTCAAGGGGCGAAAGCAGACCCTGCTTGAGCCGCTTGCCCGCATCTTCCACGATGTCCTTTGCCACGCGGGCCGATTCCGTCGCCGAAGCCAGGAATCGGTCGGCGTAGTAGTAGTTCCAGTAGGCGTCGCAGAACTTTTCCAGGACATCGTTCAGGGCGTCGCGGTATTTCTGGTAGGCGAGTTCCCTGCGGAGCCTTGCCTGTTCCAGCTCGTTCGTGGCCGAGAAGAACAGCGGGCCGTCCTTGAGGAGGTGCTGGCGCAGCTCACCGCCGAAGTAGAGTTCCGAGGTGTAGTCGCTGTGCGTGTAGGTGGCCTGGTTGAACCCCACGTTATATTCGGTGCCGGTGGGGAGCGCCCCCTGTACGCCTATCTTGTATTCTTCCTTTGTCTCCGTAAACAGTGCGCCGGGCCGTTCGGCGGTCTCCTTGAACGCGCGGCCCACAAGCCTCGGCTCGAACTTGCCGTAGGCCCCCGTGGCCGCCTCGGATTCCGAGAGCCATGCGAACTTCGCTTCCGTCACGTCGGCGTTGTTGGTGAGCACGGCCTGTAGGGCCGTCCCGAAATCCAGGTACAGCGAGTCGCCCCTGTCTTCGGCGGCAAGGGTAGAAACTACAGCCAGGGTGGCGATGATGTTTACGGCGCGGAAACTCATTTAAGCAGGATTTTCCCCGTGACACCCGGCTCGACGGCCAGGTCCGTGTTGTCGAATATGACCTTCACGGTGCGCAGCATGCTGGACTTGTCCACCACGGGCGACACGAACTC containing:
- a CDS encoding TolC family protein; its protein translation is MGRAFKETAERPGALFTETKEEYKIGVQGALPTGTEYNVGFNQATYTHSDYTSELYFGGELRQHLLKDGPLFFSATNELEQARLRRELAYQKYRDALNDVLEKFCDAYWNYYYADRFLASATESARVAKDIVEDAGKRLKQGLLSPLDYSKAVAEYSDRESARLDALDKLRGARLTLLLTLSSGEYIHDPRPIAMRPDLAPDSAARLDSLTFLDSMSLMHPGYLSQGAEVMLRESELSARRADWLPTVDLVGNYGIRSRNDKAREAVRNFKTEGKRQTVLAGGIEINIPLFGGVAERHRISAQKYSVRAARTRLMLLQAQIFEEYRILQNRAQEIREQWRYG